A part of Planococcus sp. MB-3u-03 genomic DNA contains:
- a CDS encoding class I adenylate-forming enzyme family protein — translation MHEQTKEEWEMNITTSLTMNATRQPNLPALNFEGKSYTYQELNAEVNRLANGLVREGISKGDKVALFMKNSDAYVIAFFAALKAGGVVVPINYRLNAEEAGYLFGQSDAVYVFCDNEFESLVAEAKELDDLLHQVIVYPQAQIEAHLSWDEILDDDRSEPKVDILPEDDAEILYTSGTTGPPKGALFDHQRIVNVSTSFILGMGVNHDDRLLHAAPFFHPSQLNLFLVTGVMLGIPQTILREFATRDVVNAIHQDGCTVFFGLPDMYHALMEAPESENYNLGTIRKCMYGTDPMPNGLVARAMKFFGHEQFYNLCFLTEGGPGGVYLLPSEHAHKEGAGGKSMYMTHVRVVDEEMNDVKPGQVGEFVMRGETIMKSYYNMPEETEEAFRDGWLLTGDLATIDEDGYITLVDRKSDRIISAGNNIYSIEIEQVLNRHPQVQEAATVGIPEEEWGEIVGVVIVPKDGSPIDEVALSEYLLEHLPQHKAPKKFRFADELPRNASGKILKYQLRELHISEYTWFRHTFVER, via the coding sequence ATTCATGAGCAAACAAAGGAGGAATGGGAAATGAACATCACAACATCGTTGACGATGAATGCGACGCGCCAGCCCAATTTACCCGCATTGAATTTCGAAGGGAAATCCTATACGTATCAAGAATTGAACGCGGAAGTGAATCGCTTGGCGAACGGCTTGGTGCGGGAGGGAATTTCAAAGGGCGATAAAGTGGCGCTGTTCATGAAGAATTCGGATGCGTACGTTATTGCATTTTTTGCCGCGTTGAAAGCAGGCGGCGTCGTGGTTCCGATCAATTACAGGCTGAATGCCGAGGAAGCGGGCTATCTATTCGGCCAGTCGGATGCAGTTTATGTGTTTTGCGACAATGAATTCGAAAGCTTAGTGGCGGAAGCGAAAGAATTGGACGATCTGCTGCATCAGGTGATCGTCTATCCGCAAGCACAAATTGAAGCGCATCTCAGTTGGGACGAAATACTGGACGATGACCGCTCGGAGCCAAAAGTCGACATCTTGCCGGAAGACGATGCAGAAATCCTTTATACTTCGGGGACGACCGGCCCGCCCAAGGGAGCGCTTTTTGACCATCAGCGCATCGTCAATGTCAGCACTTCGTTCATTCTCGGAATGGGCGTCAACCATGATGACCGCTTGCTTCATGCGGCGCCGTTTTTCCATCCTTCCCAACTCAATCTATTTCTCGTGACCGGGGTCATGCTCGGCATCCCACAAACCATTCTCCGTGAATTCGCGACGAGAGATGTAGTCAACGCAATCCACCAGGACGGCTGCACGGTGTTTTTCGGACTGCCGGATATGTACCATGCGTTGATGGAAGCACCTGAGAGCGAAAATTATAATCTGGGCACAATCCGGAAATGCATGTACGGGACCGACCCGATGCCCAATGGCCTTGTCGCGCGGGCTATGAAATTCTTCGGCCACGAACAATTTTACAATTTGTGCTTCCTCACTGAAGGGGGCCCGGGAGGCGTCTATTTGCTGCCAAGCGAGCATGCCCATAAAGAGGGAGCGGGCGGCAAGTCGATGTATATGACCCACGTCCGTGTGGTCGACGAAGAAATGAACGACGTTAAGCCTGGCCAAGTCGGCGAATTCGTCATGCGCGGTGAGACGATCATGAAATCGTATTACAATATGCCGGAAGAAACCGAAGAAGCGTTCCGGGACGGCTGGCTGTTGACGGGGGATCTCGCGACAATCGATGAAGACGGCTACATTACGCTTGTCGACCGCAAATCCGACCGTATCATTTCTGCTGGGAATAATATTTATTCCATCGAAATCGAGCAAGTGTTGAATCGTCATCCGCAAGTCCAGGAAGCGGCGACCGTCGGCATTCCGGAAGAAGAATGGGGCGAAATCGTCGGTGTCGTCATTGTCCCAAAGGACGGGTCGCCGATCGACGAAGTAGCACTCTCCGAATACTTGCTCGAGCATTTGCCGCAGCATAAAGCGCCCAAGAAATTCAGGTTCGCGGACGAATTGCCGCGCAATGCTTCAGGCAAGATTTTGAAATACCAATTGCGCGAACTGCATATCAGTGAATATACATGGTTCCGCCATACGTTTGTCGAACGCTGA
- a CDS encoding DUF1456 family protein, with the protein MDNNDILIRLRYALDLKNSDVKEIFALGGEKVDAVDVPLILTKTPEPDDEGAEANIPLANDQLERFLNGLITFNRGPKPGDSGPPEVSGEHINNLVLKKLRIALELTSEDLLDLWKLAGINVSKGELGAFLRKEGHKNYKELDDQLMRTLLKGITLNYRP; encoded by the coding sequence ATGGACAATAACGATATTTTGATCCGGCTGCGCTATGCGCTGGATTTGAAAAATAGCGATGTAAAAGAAATTTTCGCACTCGGTGGCGAGAAAGTGGATGCCGTCGATGTACCATTGATTTTAACGAAAACGCCGGAACCAGACGATGAAGGGGCAGAAGCCAATATCCCATTGGCAAACGACCAATTGGAGCGCTTCTTGAACGGGCTGATCACCTTCAACCGCGGACCGAAACCCGGCGACTCCGGCCCGCCCGAAGTAAGCGGCGAGCACATCAACAACCTGGTCTTGAAAAAGCTACGCATCGCGCTGGAATTGACGAGCGAAGACTTGCTCGATTTATGGAAGCTGGCCGGGATCAACGTCTCCAAAGGCGAACTCGGCGCCTTTCTCCGGAAAGAAGGCCATAAAAACTATAAGGAACTGGACGACCAGCTCATGCGCACTCTCCTTAAAGGCATCACGCTCAATTATCGTCCATAA